Proteins encoded together in one Streptomyces umbrinus window:
- a CDS encoding NAD(P)/FAD-dependent oxidoreductase, which produces MSAAGVVVVGGGQAGFSVVQALRGAGYEGPVTVFADEPRLPYQRPPLSKKAHTEPEGLGVDLVPESFYRERDIDLRLGEYVAALDTAACAVTTGSGERVPYEHLVLATGARNRPLPVPGAELAGIHALRSLDDALTIGRALSTARDVVVVGGGFIGLELAQVARARGARVTVVELADRLLSRAVSPQLQEHLRERHERDGIRILTGTAVERIEGKGGQVHQVVTGQGPLPADLVVYGIGATPRDELAREAGLAVDDGVIVDEQLRSVSDPRVFAVGDCARHPHPHADGLIRLESVQNAMDQGALVGRRIAGGAAGPYESLPWFWSDQGPVKLQIAGLRASTDEVRVVPGDSDTLERLAAYAFRDERLVAVETLNWPAEHLAARRLLQQDPPVSPTDLAGSTLGALARARRTKEVRA; this is translated from the coding sequence ATGAGTGCCGCCGGCGTGGTCGTCGTCGGGGGCGGGCAGGCCGGGTTCAGTGTCGTCCAGGCCCTGCGCGGCGCCGGGTACGAGGGCCCGGTCACCGTCTTCGCCGACGAGCCCCGGCTGCCGTACCAGCGGCCCCCGTTGTCCAAGAAGGCCCACACCGAACCGGAGGGCCTGGGCGTCGACCTGGTGCCCGAGTCCTTCTACCGCGAGCGGGACATCGATCTGCGGCTCGGCGAGTACGTCGCCGCCCTCGACACGGCCGCCTGCGCGGTGACCACCGGCTCGGGCGAGCGCGTCCCGTACGAGCACCTCGTCCTGGCGACCGGCGCGCGCAACCGTCCGCTGCCCGTCCCCGGCGCCGAGTTGGCGGGCATCCACGCGCTGCGCTCCCTCGACGACGCCCTCACGATCGGCCGGGCGCTCTCGACGGCCCGTGACGTCGTGGTTGTGGGCGGCGGGTTCATAGGACTGGAACTGGCCCAGGTCGCCCGGGCACGCGGAGCACGTGTGACGGTGGTCGAACTGGCCGACCGGCTGCTCAGCCGGGCCGTCTCACCTCAACTCCAGGAACATCTGCGGGAGCGGCACGAGCGCGACGGCATCCGTATCCTCACCGGAACGGCCGTCGAGCGGATCGAGGGCAAGGGCGGGCAGGTCCACCAGGTCGTCACCGGCCAGGGCCCGCTCCCCGCCGACCTCGTGGTCTACGGCATCGGGGCCACGCCCAGGGACGAACTGGCCCGCGAGGCGGGTCTGGCGGTCGACGACGGGGTGATCGTGGACGAGCAACTGCGCTCGGTCTCCGATCCCCGGGTCTTTGCCGTGGGCGACTGCGCCCGGCATCCGCATCCGCACGCGGACGGGCTCATCCGGCTGGAGTCCGTGCAGAACGCCATGGACCAGGGGGCGCTCGTCGGCCGCCGTATCGCCGGGGGCGCCGCCGGGCCGTACGAGAGTCTTCCGTGGTTCTGGAGCGACCAGGGTCCGGTGAAGCTCCAGATCGCGGGGTTGCGGGCGAGCACCGACGAGGTGCGGGTGGTGCCCGGTGACAGTGACACCCTGGAACGGCTGGCCGCGTACGCCTTCCGCGACGAGCGGCTGGTGGCCGTGGAGACACTTAACTGGCCCGCCGAGCATCTGGCGGCCCGTCGGCTGCTCCAGCAGGACCCGCCCGTCTCTCCCACCGACCTCGCGGGGTCCACCCTCGGCGCCCTCGCCCGCGCCAGACGTACCAAGGAGGTGCGCGCATGA
- a CDS encoding class I adenylate-forming enzyme family protein — protein MTGDSTEVWFGAHLVTSAAEAGSRTALAFADRSWTYAQLDLAVRRTVARLDKFGVRRGDRVVMQGATRPEALITLFAVTRMGAVLVPVHPQVTGGELAVFREETAPRAVVGDERFLSAGPGDGGGTCFRLTWDDLHPGDEASAPAADPEPPAGSDAAIIAFTSGTSGRPKGVALTHDNLRWSMVNGLSLLPVGEDDVALVSTPLAHVAVLGGLPQYTWARRGTVVLAPKFDPDLFTDLVRDHRVTCAFAVPAMAALLARHPRFTSGDLDTLRWVLSGGAPAQTATRAQLHERGIGVADSYGLTETCAGVTYSPLDTAAAVAGRAVPHVELLVVDGTGAPTPAGVAGEIWVRGPSVASHYWTATGPRPATDAEGWFHSGDRGRFDAEGRLEVVGRVKDTIITGGENVDPAEVENALADLPGVVEVAVSGTPDEVWGEVVTAFLVSDDCAPTLDDVRAHLDGRLARHKWPRRLSVVPALPRGATGKLQRQRLTMLLDD, from the coding sequence ATGACCGGAGACTCCACCGAGGTGTGGTTCGGCGCCCACCTCGTGACGAGCGCGGCCGAGGCCGGCTCGCGGACCGCCCTGGCCTTCGCCGACAGGTCCTGGACCTATGCCCAACTCGACCTGGCTGTGCGGCGCACGGTCGCCCGTCTCGACAAGTTCGGGGTGCGCAGGGGCGACCGGGTCGTAATGCAGGGGGCAACCCGGCCCGAGGCGCTGATCACGCTGTTCGCGGTGACGCGGATGGGCGCGGTCCTCGTACCGGTCCACCCTCAGGTGACCGGCGGCGAGCTGGCGGTGTTCCGCGAGGAGACCGCGCCGCGTGCGGTGGTCGGTGACGAGCGGTTCCTGAGCGCGGGGCCGGGCGATGGCGGAGGTACCTGCTTCCGGCTGACGTGGGACGATCTGCACCCCGGCGACGAGGCGTCGGCGCCGGCCGCCGATCCCGAGCCGCCCGCCGGGTCCGATGCCGCGATCATCGCGTTCACGTCCGGGACCTCCGGCCGCCCCAAAGGGGTCGCGCTCACGCACGACAACCTGCGCTGGAGCATGGTCAACGGCCTGTCCCTGCTGCCGGTCGGCGAGGACGACGTCGCCCTCGTCTCCACCCCGCTGGCGCATGTGGCCGTACTGGGAGGGCTTCCGCAGTACACATGGGCGCGGCGCGGGACGGTGGTGCTGGCGCCGAAGTTCGACCCGGACCTGTTCACCGACCTGGTCCGCGACCACCGGGTGACCTGCGCGTTCGCGGTGCCCGCCATGGCCGCGCTGCTGGCCCGGCACCCTCGCTTCACCAGCGGTGACCTGGACACCCTTCGGTGGGTCCTGTCCGGCGGGGCACCGGCCCAGACGGCGACCCGGGCACAGCTCCATGAGCGCGGCATCGGGGTCGCCGACTCCTACGGGCTGACGGAGACCTGTGCCGGGGTGACGTACTCGCCGCTCGACACGGCCGCCGCCGTCGCGGGGCGTGCCGTGCCCCATGTCGAGCTGCTGGTCGTGGACGGGACGGGGGCGCCCACCCCGGCGGGTGTCGCCGGTGAGATCTGGGTGCGCGGGCCGTCGGTCGCCTCGCACTACTGGACGGCGACCGGGCCGCGGCCCGCCACCGACGCCGAGGGCTGGTTCCACAGCGGCGACCGAGGACGGTTCGACGCCGAGGGCCGGCTGGAGGTCGTCGGCCGGGTCAAGGACACGATTATCACCGGCGGCGAGAACGTCGACCCCGCCGAGGTCGAGAACGCGCTGGCCGACCTTCCGGGCGTGGTCGAGGTCGCGGTGTCCGGAACGCCGGACGAGGTGTGGGGCGAGGTCGTGACCGCGTTCCTCGTCTCCGACGACTGCGCACCGACGCTCGACGACGTCCGCGCACACCTCGACGGACGGCTGGCCCGCCACAAGTGGCCCCGCCGCCTCAGCGTCGTCCCGGCACTGCCCCGAGGGGCGACCGGGAAACTCCAGCGGCAGCGGCTGACGATGCTGCTGGACGACTGA
- a CDS encoding acyl-CoA dehydrogenase family protein → MHAQNSGRPADPLDLLEIDSLLTADERAVRDAVRTFCDRRVEPHIAEWFEQGAVEDIRGLTKELGELGLLGMHLEGYGCAGMSAVDYGLACLELEATDSGLRSLVSVQGSLAMYAIWAFGSEEHKEEWLPRLAAGTAIGCFGLTEPDSGSDPGSMRTAARRDGDDWILDGRKMWITNGSVADVAVVWARTDDGIRGFVVPTDTPGFSAPAIKHKMSLRASVTSELVLDSVRLPGSAVLPEVRGLKGPLSCLNEARYGIAWGAMGAARSSFRAALAYAGDRVQFDRPISGFQLTQAKLTDMAIELAKGTLLAFHLGRAKDDRGLRPEQVSFGKLNNTRSALEICRTARTIMGANGISLEYPVIRHANNLESILTYEGTVEMHTLMIGQALTGQAAFR, encoded by the coding sequence ATGCACGCGCAGAACTCCGGCCGTCCGGCCGACCCCCTCGACCTTCTGGAGATCGACAGCCTGCTGACCGCGGACGAGCGTGCCGTGCGCGACGCCGTCCGCACCTTCTGCGACCGGCGCGTGGAACCGCACATCGCCGAGTGGTTCGAGCAGGGCGCGGTCGAGGACATCCGTGGGCTCACCAAGGAACTCGGGGAACTGGGCCTGCTGGGCATGCACTTGGAGGGCTACGGCTGCGCCGGGATGAGCGCTGTCGACTACGGACTCGCCTGTCTCGAACTGGAGGCGACCGACTCCGGTCTGCGCTCCCTCGTCTCGGTCCAGGGTTCGCTCGCCATGTACGCGATCTGGGCGTTCGGTTCCGAGGAGCACAAGGAGGAGTGGCTGCCCCGCCTCGCCGCCGGCACCGCCATCGGCTGCTTCGGACTCACCGAACCCGACTCCGGCTCCGACCCCGGCAGCATGCGCACCGCCGCCCGCCGCGACGGCGACGACTGGATCCTCGACGGCCGCAAGATGTGGATCACCAACGGGTCGGTCGCCGACGTCGCCGTGGTCTGGGCCCGCACCGACGACGGCATCCGCGGTTTCGTGGTGCCCACCGACACCCCCGGTTTCTCAGCTCCGGCCATCAAGCACAAGATGTCGCTACGGGCGTCGGTGACGAGCGAGCTGGTCCTGGACTCCGTACGGCTGCCCGGGAGTGCCGTGCTACCGGAGGTACGGGGGCTGAAGGGCCCGCTGTCCTGCCTCAACGAGGCCCGGTACGGCATCGCCTGGGGCGCCATGGGCGCCGCCCGCTCGTCGTTCCGAGCGGCACTCGCCTACGCGGGCGACCGGGTCCAGTTCGACCGCCCGATCAGCGGCTTCCAGCTGACGCAGGCCAAGCTGACCGATATGGCCATCGAGCTGGCCAAGGGCACGCTGCTCGCTTTCCACCTGGGCCGCGCCAAGGACGACCGCGGGCTGCGCCCCGAGCAGGTCAGCTTCGGCAAGCTCAACAACACCCGCAGCGCGCTGGAGATCTGCCGCACCGCCCGCACCATCATGGGCGCGAACGGCATCTCGCTGGAGTACCCGGTCATCCGGCACGCCAACAACCTCGAGTCGATCCTCACCTACGAGGGCACCGTCGAGATGCACACGCTGATGATCGGCCAGGCCCTGACGGGGCAGGCGGCCTTCCGGTGA
- a CDS encoding S-(hydroxymethyl)mycothiol dehydrogenase: MAQEVRGVIAAGKDLPVRVETIVVPDPGPGEAVVQVQACGVCHTDLHYKQGGISDDFPFLLGHEAAGMVESVGEEVTDVEPGDFVILNWRAVCGNCRACLRGRPWYCFNTHNATQKMALASTGQELSPALGIGAFAEKTLVSARQCTKVDPSVAPQVAGLLGCGVMAGIGAAINTGNVGRGDTVAVIGCGGVGDAAIAGANLAGAAKIIAVDIDDRKLATARTMGATHTVNSRETDPVEAIRELTGGFGADLVIEAVGRPETYRQAFYARDLAGTVVLVGVPTPEMKLELPLLDVFGRGGALKSSWYGDCLPSRDFPMLIDLHLQGRLNLEAFVTETIQLDEVEKAFERMYHGDVLRSVVML, from the coding sequence ATGGCGCAGGAAGTACGCGGTGTGATCGCGGCGGGCAAGGACCTGCCGGTGCGGGTGGAGACGATCGTGGTACCCGACCCGGGCCCGGGCGAGGCCGTGGTGCAGGTGCAGGCATGCGGGGTGTGTCACACCGACCTGCACTACAAGCAGGGCGGCATCAGCGACGACTTCCCGTTCCTGCTGGGCCACGAGGCGGCGGGCATGGTGGAGTCGGTCGGCGAGGAGGTCACCGACGTCGAGCCCGGGGACTTCGTCATCCTGAACTGGCGTGCGGTGTGCGGGAATTGCCGGGCCTGTCTCCGCGGCCGGCCCTGGTACTGCTTCAACACGCACAACGCCACGCAGAAGATGGCCCTGGCCTCGACCGGCCAGGAACTCTCCCCGGCACTCGGCATCGGCGCCTTCGCGGAGAAGACGCTGGTCTCGGCCAGGCAGTGCACCAAGGTCGACCCGTCGGTCGCCCCGCAGGTCGCCGGGCTGCTGGGCTGCGGCGTGATGGCCGGGATCGGTGCCGCGATCAACACCGGGAACGTCGGCCGGGGCGACACAGTCGCGGTGATCGGCTGCGGCGGTGTCGGCGACGCGGCGATCGCCGGGGCGAACCTGGCCGGGGCGGCGAAGATCATCGCCGTCGACATCGACGACCGCAAGCTGGCCACAGCCCGCACCATGGGCGCCACCCACACCGTCAACTCGCGCGAGACCGACCCCGTCGAGGCGATCCGCGAGCTGACCGGCGGCTTCGGCGCAGACCTCGTCATCGAGGCGGTCGGCCGCCCGGAGACCTACCGGCAGGCCTTCTACGCCCGCGACCTCGCCGGCACCGTCGTCCTTGTCGGCGTACCCACCCCGGAGATGAAACTCGAACTCCCCCTCCTGGACGTCTTCGGACGCGGCGGCGCCCTGAAGTCCTCCTGGTACGGCGACTGCCTGCCCTCCCGCGACTTCCCGATGCTCATCGACCTGCACCTGCAGGGCCGCCTAAACCTGGAGGCGTTCGTGACCGAGACCATCCAACTCGACGAGGTGGAGAAAGCCTTCGAGCGGATGTACCACGGCGACGTCCTGCGCTCAGTGGTGATGCTGTGA
- a CDS encoding MarR family winged helix-turn-helix transcriptional regulator, with the protein MTDTAGEAEAARLRRTREFSELLRHHHRELGTTDPRDLDAIEMVTDLTRLEARLTKDFEKHVHRPLGLTWAGFRILNALWAYDGLAQQDIGRVSGSTRASISSALTTLENRGLVTRRRVETDRRQLIVELTDEGRETLRKAIEAQTLRERAWTAVLRDDQLSELVHLLRTLVNQETPAAD; encoded by the coding sequence GTGACGGACACCGCAGGAGAAGCGGAAGCCGCGAGGCTGCGCCGGACCCGGGAGTTCTCGGAGTTGCTGCGCCACCACCATCGCGAGCTGGGCACGACCGATCCCCGGGATCTCGACGCGATCGAGATGGTCACCGACCTCACCCGACTCGAGGCCCGGCTGACGAAGGACTTCGAGAAGCACGTCCACCGGCCGCTCGGTCTGACCTGGGCGGGATTCCGCATCCTGAACGCCCTGTGGGCCTACGACGGGCTCGCCCAGCAGGACATCGGCCGGGTCTCCGGGTCCACGCGCGCCAGCATCTCCAGCGCGCTGACGACCCTGGAGAACCGCGGCCTCGTCACCCGCCGTCGCGTGGAGACCGACCGCCGCCAGCTGATCGTCGAGCTCACCGACGAGGGCCGCGAGACGCTGCGGAAGGCCATCGAGGCCCAGACCCTGCGGGAACGGGCGTGGACCGCCGTCCTGCGCGACGACCAGCTCAGTGAGCTGGTTCACCTGCTGCGAACCCTGGTCAATCAGGAGACCCCGGCCGCAGACTGA
- a CDS encoding 3-hydroxybutyryl-CoA dehydrogenase codes for MSAGPGADVRRVGVVGCGLMGAGIAEVCARAGLDVVVHEVNEEAAKAGRSRIAASLDRGVRRGKLTGEERDAALDRVRVTSDLVDLSDRDLVVEAATEDEAVKLDLFAALDRIVVREDALLASNTSSLPIMKLGMATTRPHQVIGVHFFNPVPVLGLVEIVPSLLTSPQTQSRAEGFVTGALGKQVIRSQDRAGFVVNALLVPYLLSAIRMLESGFASAEDIDNGMVLGCAHPLGPLSLADLIGLDTLAAIADAMYADFKEPLHAAPPLLLRMVEAGLLGRKSGRGFHDYSESQKGS; via the coding sequence GTGAGCGCTGGGCCGGGCGCGGACGTGCGCAGGGTCGGCGTCGTCGGCTGCGGACTGATGGGCGCGGGCATCGCCGAGGTCTGCGCCCGGGCCGGCTTGGACGTCGTGGTGCACGAGGTGAACGAGGAGGCGGCCAAGGCCGGTCGGTCCCGGATCGCCGCCTCGCTCGACCGGGGCGTACGGCGCGGCAAGCTCACCGGTGAGGAGCGCGACGCCGCGCTGGACAGGGTGCGGGTCACCTCCGACCTCGTGGACCTGTCCGACCGGGACCTGGTGGTGGAGGCGGCGACCGAGGACGAGGCAGTGAAGCTCGACCTGTTCGCCGCCCTCGACCGCATCGTCGTACGCGAGGACGCGCTGCTCGCGTCGAACACCTCCTCGCTGCCCATCATGAAACTGGGCATGGCCACCACGCGCCCGCACCAGGTGATCGGGGTGCACTTCTTCAATCCGGTCCCGGTCCTCGGCCTCGTGGAGATCGTGCCGTCCCTGCTGACGAGCCCTCAGACCCAGTCCCGAGCAGAGGGGTTCGTAACCGGCGCGCTCGGCAAGCAGGTGATCCGCTCCCAGGACCGGGCGGGCTTCGTGGTGAACGCGCTGCTGGTGCCGTACTTGCTCTCCGCGATCCGGATGCTGGAGTCCGGCTTCGCCTCAGCGGAGGACATCGACAACGGCATGGTCCTCGGCTGCGCCCACCCCCTGGGCCCGCTGAGCCTGGCCGATCTGATCGGCCTGGACACTCTCGCTGCGATCGCCGACGCGATGTACGCCGACTTCAAGGAGCCCTTGCACGCCGCACCCCCGCTGCTGCTGCGCATGGTGGAAGCCGGACTGCTCGGCCGGAAGTCGGGGCGCGGCTTCCACGACTACTCGGAATCCCAGAAAGGCAGTTGA
- a CDS encoding fumarylacetoacetate hydrolase family protein yields the protein MKLANLAGRPVVVRDNLALDIADASKGAIEPRLEVLSDLSLHDELRALAERAEEADWKPFEQRDLGRVAKPYKAIGVALNYRAHAEESNLPVPDEPSVFAKFASSVVGPYDSIVVEPQYDKVDYEAELVVVMGRTGKNISAADAWSYVAGVTAGQDVSDRKEQWRKPINQFTLPKSYDTFSPIGPYLVTVDEFEDPDDIEVVGWVDDLEVQRGRTSDLIFSVPELIAWLSKRVTFEPGDLIFTGTPAGCGVRRTPRLYLTEGKVLRTEVTGVGTMVNPVVGG from the coding sequence ATGAAGCTCGCCAACCTCGCCGGCCGCCCGGTCGTCGTCCGCGACAACCTCGCCCTCGACATCGCGGACGCCAGCAAGGGAGCGATCGAGCCGCGCCTCGAGGTGCTCTCCGATCTCTCGCTCCACGACGAACTGCGCGCCCTCGCCGAGCGGGCGGAAGAGGCGGACTGGAAGCCGTTCGAGCAGCGTGACCTGGGCCGGGTCGCCAAGCCCTACAAGGCAATCGGCGTGGCCCTGAACTACCGCGCGCACGCCGAGGAGTCCAACCTGCCCGTCCCGGACGAGCCGTCGGTGTTCGCCAAGTTCGCCTCCTCCGTGGTCGGTCCGTATGACTCCATCGTGGTGGAGCCGCAGTACGACAAGGTCGACTACGAGGCCGAACTCGTGGTGGTCATGGGGCGGACCGGCAAGAACATCTCCGCGGCCGACGCCTGGTCCTACGTCGCGGGTGTCACCGCAGGTCAGGACGTCAGCGACCGCAAGGAGCAGTGGCGCAAGCCGATCAACCAGTTCACGCTGCCGAAGTCGTACGACACCTTCAGCCCGATCGGCCCGTACCTGGTGACCGTCGACGAGTTCGAGGACCCGGACGACATCGAGGTGGTCGGCTGGGTCGACGACCTCGAGGTGCAGCGAGGCCGAACCTCGGACCTCATCTTCAGCGTGCCCGAGCTGATCGCCTGGCTGTCGAAGCGGGTGACGTTCGAGCCCGGCGACCTGATCTTCACCGGCACCCCGGCCGGCTGCGGTGTCCGCCGCACTCCTCGGCTGTACCTGACCGAGGGTAAGGTCCTGCGGACCGAGGTCACAGGCGTCGGCACTATGGTCAACCCGGTCGTCGGCGGCTGA
- a CDS encoding alcohol dehydrogenase catalytic domain-containing protein: protein MSATMRAARMHQVGEPMLIEELPVPEPGPGDVRVAVHAVNIVPNLANILNMWTTWFPHSPLPTLPAIFGLDPAGVVEAVGEGVQGWKVGDRVYVNPGRSCGSCRSCRNNDSINCASYAFAGYFGFSPTAIDLLDRYQGGLAEYMIAPAYSLVKLPDNLSFNAAARFGYLGTMYSALRKAGAAPGKSVLVNGISGTLGIGAALLAPAMGLTQVYGTGRDKGLLDQVDKLGGGRVHLHSLSDGPLDNWIHQETGNYGVDIYIDALGPGAPHETFLAGMRAMARGGIAVNIGAVAGDLPIDIHRMMDQQLRLIGSAWFTSGEGQAMADMVEAGLLDLSPLEHQVIPLEQVNEAISGIAERNGGFSNFIISPTATS from the coding sequence ATGAGTGCGACCATGCGAGCCGCGCGGATGCACCAAGTCGGCGAGCCCATGCTGATCGAGGAACTCCCCGTTCCCGAGCCGGGCCCCGGCGACGTCCGGGTGGCCGTGCACGCCGTCAACATCGTCCCGAACCTCGCCAACATCCTGAACATGTGGACCACGTGGTTCCCGCACAGCCCCCTGCCCACACTCCCGGCGATCTTCGGACTCGACCCGGCCGGCGTGGTCGAGGCGGTCGGCGAGGGAGTCCAGGGCTGGAAGGTCGGCGACCGGGTGTACGTCAACCCAGGCCGCAGCTGCGGGTCCTGTCGGTCCTGCCGCAACAACGACTCGATCAACTGCGCCAGTTACGCCTTCGCCGGGTACTTCGGTTTCTCCCCCACCGCGATCGACCTCCTCGACCGCTACCAGGGCGGCCTCGCCGAGTACATGATCGCCCCCGCCTACTCCCTGGTGAAGCTCCCCGACAACCTGTCCTTCAACGCCGCCGCCCGCTTCGGCTACCTCGGCACCATGTACTCCGCCCTCCGCAAGGCCGGCGCCGCACCGGGCAAGTCGGTCCTGGTCAACGGCATCAGCGGCACCCTCGGCATCGGCGCCGCGCTGCTCGCGCCCGCCATGGGCCTGACCCAGGTCTACGGCACAGGCCGCGACAAGGGCCTGCTCGACCAGGTCGACAAACTGGGCGGCGGCCGAGTGCACCTTCACTCCCTCAGCGACGGCCCGCTGGACAACTGGATCCACCAGGAGACCGGCAACTACGGCGTCGACATCTACATCGACGCCCTCGGCCCGGGCGCCCCGCACGAGACGTTCCTGGCCGGCATGCGGGCCATGGCGCGCGGCGGCATCGCGGTGAACATCGGCGCCGTCGCCGGTGACCTGCCCATCGACATCCACCGCATGATGGACCAGCAGCTGCGGCTCATCGGCTCGGCCTGGTTCACCTCCGGCGAGGGCCAGGCCATGGCCGACATGGTGGAGGCGGGCTTGCTCGACCTGAGCCCGCTGGAGCACCAGGTCATCCCACTGGAGCAGGTCAACGAGGCCATCAGCGGCATCGCGGAGCGCAACGGCGGCTTCAGCAACTTCATCATCAGCCCGACAGCGACGTCCTGA
- a CDS encoding cupin domain-containing protein — MVRRVVTGVSPSGKPVIVSDGEPPRTRQFTHTPGFARSVVWNTAAPAVPSADPTESLKSFVPAPGETIALTVTFPPASVYADPAWDPAAAAGEQLEATPGLAELFEPDNPGMHTTPTVDYGVVLSGEIVLDLDGGEVATLGPGDLVVQNATRHAWRNPGTEPATVFFVLMGAGGTA; from the coding sequence ATGGTCCGTCGTGTCGTTACCGGTGTCAGCCCGAGCGGCAAGCCCGTGATCGTCAGTGACGGCGAGCCGCCGCGCACCCGTCAGTTCACCCACACCCCCGGCTTCGCCCGGTCCGTGGTGTGGAACACGGCGGCGCCCGCCGTTCCGTCGGCCGACCCGACGGAGTCCCTGAAGTCGTTCGTGCCCGCCCCCGGCGAGACGATAGCCCTGACCGTCACCTTCCCGCCGGCCAGTGTCTACGCCGACCCGGCCTGGGACCCGGCGGCCGCCGCCGGCGAGCAGTTGGAGGCCACCCCGGGTCTGGCGGAGCTGTTCGAGCCCGACAACCCGGGCATGCACACCACGCCCACCGTGGACTACGGCGTCGTCCTGAGCGGCGAGATCGTCCTCGACCTCGACGGCGGTGAGGTCGCCACGCTGGGGCCCGGCGACCTGGTCGTGCAGAACGCCACCCGGCACGCCTGGCGCAACCCCGGCACCGAGCCCGCCACGGTGTTCTTCGTCCTGATGGGCGCCGGCGGCACCGCATGA
- a CDS encoding 2Fe-2S iron-sulfur cluster-binding protein — MPIVIFELPDGTQRKVTADSGTVLMQAAVSNGVDGIVAECGGNASCATCHVYVDERHGELVGPPNDVEDEMLDFTAAERRPTSRLSCQVQVSDALDGLVVHIPEEQV, encoded by the coding sequence ATGCCCATCGTCATCTTCGAGTTGCCCGACGGCACCCAACGCAAGGTCACCGCCGATTCCGGGACGGTGCTCATGCAGGCGGCCGTGTCGAACGGCGTCGACGGCATCGTCGCGGAGTGCGGCGGAAACGCCTCCTGCGCCACCTGCCACGTCTACGTCGACGAACGGCACGGCGAGCTCGTGGGGCCGCCGAACGACGTCGAGGACGAGATGCTGGACTTCACCGCCGCCGAACGCCGGCCCACCAGCCGGCTCAGCTGCCAGGTCCAGGTCTCCGACGCGCTCGACGGGCTGGTGGTCCACATCCCCGAGGAGCAGGTATGA
- a CDS encoding cytochrome P450, translating into MSTLMAAAPGAPVVELDLAELRDDPYPAYAELRRTAPLAWVPSVGRHLLTRYEDIVRAEKLPEVFSSREEGSLLLRTVGPNLLREDDPEHRRLRAAAEPPTRPRQVRDLWAGTFERNAHDLLDRIAGRGEGDLIGDFAEPLAAANLAVVLGLRNASADDISDWSRAMMAANGNYADDPDIWLRAEQATRAIEDAVAEMAEAARREPDGSVISSMVHAADPVELTEIQNNIKVIIGGGVNEPRDVFGVGAQALLRRPDVRDRVVADAGLWKRVFEETARWISPIGIYPRQLTQDYEIAGVALPAGSRVALVIASGNRDESVFERADEFDIDRPHRPHLAFGGGPHFCMGAWVARHEVSALAWPLVFSRLKGLRLVEGADDRMEGWVFRGLTSLNVTWQA; encoded by the coding sequence ATGAGCACGCTGATGGCCGCTGCCCCGGGTGCGCCCGTCGTCGAGCTCGATCTCGCCGAGCTGCGCGACGACCCGTACCCGGCCTACGCGGAGCTGCGCCGCACCGCTCCGCTGGCGTGGGTGCCGTCGGTCGGACGGCACCTGCTGACTCGGTACGAGGACATCGTCCGCGCGGAGAAGCTGCCGGAGGTGTTCAGCTCGCGCGAGGAGGGTTCGCTGCTGCTGCGCACGGTTGGCCCCAACCTGCTTCGTGAGGACGACCCGGAGCACCGGCGGCTGCGGGCCGCGGCCGAGCCGCCGACGCGCCCCCGCCAGGTCCGCGACCTGTGGGCCGGGACGTTCGAACGCAACGCGCACGACCTGCTCGACCGGATCGCCGGGCGCGGCGAGGGCGACCTGATCGGCGACTTCGCCGAGCCGCTCGCGGCGGCCAACCTGGCCGTGGTCCTGGGGCTGCGCAACGCGAGCGCCGACGACATCTCCGACTGGTCGCGGGCGATGATGGCGGCGAACGGCAACTACGCCGACGACCCCGACATCTGGCTGCGTGCCGAGCAGGCCACCCGTGCCATCGAGGACGCGGTGGCCGAGATGGCCGAGGCCGCCCGCCGCGAGCCCGACGGCTCGGTGATCTCCTCCATGGTCCACGCGGCCGATCCGGTCGAGCTGACCGAGATCCAGAACAACATCAAGGTCATCATCGGCGGCGGCGTCAACGAACCGCGCGACGTCTTCGGGGTCGGTGCCCAGGCACTGCTGCGACGCCCGGACGTACGGGACCGGGTCGTGGCCGATGCCGGGCTCTGGAAGCGGGTCTTCGAGGAGACCGCGCGCTGGATCTCGCCGATCGGCATATATCCTCGCCAGCTCACCCAGGACTACGAGATCGCGGGCGTCGCGCTCCCCGCCGGGAGCCGCGTGGCCCTCGTCATCGCCTCGGGGAACCGGGACGAGTCGGTCTTCGAACGAGCGGACGAGTTCGACATCGACCGGCCGCACCGGCCGCATCTCGCCTTCGGCGGCGGACCGCACTTCTGCATGGGCGCGTGGGTCGCGCGCCACGAGGTCAGCGCGCTCGCCTGGCCCCTCGTCTTCAGCCGCCTCAAGGGACTCCGCCTCGTCGAGGGCGCGGACGACCGGATGGAGGGCTGGGTGTTCCGGGGACTCACCTCGCTGAACGTCACCTGGCAAGCCTGA